A genomic window from Actinomycetaceae bacterium MB13-C1-2 includes:
- a CDS encoding M23 family metallopeptidase: protein MKEQTKHFRDSVFGSTRALMLLTVITVAAMLSIVVPAIAANPMTSPYWIWPTVTPVQVTVPFDPPPQPWNSGHRGVDLKVAIGDSILSPAPGTVVYAGVLVDRPVISVLHAGGLRSTYEPVDPLVNVGAIVEAGTPIGTVSREGAGEHLGLHWGARFGKNEYIDPLRMMAGPSILKPW from the coding sequence ATGAAGGAACAAACCAAGCATTTCAGAGACTCAGTTTTCGGCTCGACCAGAGCCCTCATGCTACTGACCGTCATTACGGTGGCTGCGATGTTGTCCATTGTCGTTCCAGCAATAGCAGCGAATCCGATGACCAGCCCTTATTGGATTTGGCCGACAGTGACACCGGTCCAGGTGACGGTTCCATTTGATCCGCCACCCCAGCCATGGAACTCCGGCCATCGCGGGGTGGACCTAAAAGTGGCTATCGGGGACTCGATACTCTCCCCCGCACCGGGAACGGTTGTCTACGCGGGAGTCCTCGTCGACCGGCCCGTGATCTCGGTTCTCCACGCTGGTGGCCTTCGCTCAACCTACGAACCGGTTGATCCGTTAGTTAACGTGGGTGCCATTGTCGAAGCAGGAACACCTATTGGAACCGTGTCCAGAGAGGGAGCTGGCGAGCATCTAGGTCTCCACTGGGGCGCTCGATTTGGAAAGAACGAGTACATCGATCCGCTTCGAATGATGGCCGGCCCCTCGATCTTGAAGCCCTGGTAA
- the tsf gene encoding translation elongation factor Ts, with amino-acid sequence MANYTMADVKELREQTGAGMMDVKNALVEADGDKAAAMKIIRMKGLKSLSKREGRDASAGLIVASVSDDAKTGIMIEVNSETDFVAKNQKFIDFANEVLAAAVATDAADIDSLLAAPTDEGTVKDLVDGMGATVGEKTEIGRIARVEGDHVDLYLHQTNPDLPPQVGVFVVTNEAGKDLAHDIAMHVAAFKPQWVSRHVIPADVLDNERQTLTEITLKEGKPEKIVEKIVEGRLNAFYKDNALVDQDFAKDPSTTVGKVLESKGGEVTEFVRFQVGA; translated from the coding sequence ATGGCTAACTACACAATGGCTGACGTGAAGGAACTTCGCGAACAGACCGGTGCCGGAATGATGGACGTCAAGAACGCTCTGGTTGAGGCCGACGGTGACAAGGCTGCGGCCATGAAGATAATCCGCATGAAAGGTCTCAAGTCGCTCTCGAAGCGCGAGGGCCGTGATGCAAGTGCGGGTCTGATCGTTGCTTCGGTTTCCGATGACGCGAAGACCGGAATCATGATTGAGGTCAACTCCGAGACCGACTTCGTTGCAAAGAACCAGAAGTTCATCGACTTTGCCAACGAGGTGCTCGCTGCTGCAGTTGCGACGGATGCCGCTGACATCGATTCGTTGCTCGCTGCTCCAACAGATGAGGGAACGGTCAAGGATCTGGTGGACGGTATGGGAGCCACCGTCGGCGAGAAGACCGAGATCGGTCGTATCGCCCGAGTTGAGGGCGACCATGTTGATCTGTACCTGCATCAGACCAACCCCGATCTGCCTCCGCAGGTCGGCGTGTTCGTGGTGACGAACGAGGCTGGTAAAGATCTCGCACACGACATCGCGATGCATGTCGCGGCCTTCAAGCCGCAGTGGGTTTCCCGCCACGTTATTCCTGCGGATGTTCTCGATAACGAGCGCCAGACGCTCACCGAGATAACGCTGAAGGAAGGTAAGCCGGAGAAGATTGTTGAGAAGATCGTTGAGGGGCGTCTCAACGCTTTCTATAAGGACAATGCTCTGGTAGATCAGGACTTCGCTAAGGATCCCTCGACCACGGTTGGGAAGGTTCTTGAGTCCAAGGGCGGTGAGGTGACGGAGTTCGTCCGTTTCCAGGTCGGCGCATAA
- the rpsB gene encoding 30S ribosomal protein S2 translates to MAVVTMRQLLESGVHFGHQTRRWNPKMEPYILTERNGIYIIDLQQTLADIDIAYEFVKQTVARGGSILFVGTKKQAQEAIAEQASRVGMPYVNQRWLGGMLTNFQTVSKRLQTLKELEQLDFEDAAASGLTKKELLMKRREKDKLQRTLGGIRDMQKVPSAVWVVDTIKEHLAVTEARKLKIPVIAMLDTNSDPEEVDYGIPANDDAIRSVGLLTRVIADAVAEGVIERSAPKKGEAETAEAEPLAEWERELLETSADGSVVAEAATDVPVTEESVEAIEDQAANDEVQGSPNAEMMKNAADSNVAVEAEEAKADK, encoded by the coding sequence ATGGCTGTTGTAACCATGCGTCAGCTCCTCGAAAGTGGAGTGCACTTCGGACACCAGACACGTCGCTGGAACCCGAAAATGGAGCCTTACATTCTCACCGAGCGTAACGGCATATACATTATTGATCTTCAGCAGACTCTTGCTGATATCGACATCGCCTACGAGTTCGTGAAGCAGACTGTCGCTCGCGGCGGATCGATTCTATTTGTCGGAACCAAGAAGCAGGCACAGGAAGCTATTGCTGAGCAGGCATCACGCGTCGGTATGCCCTACGTAAACCAGCGTTGGCTGGGCGGTATGCTCACTAACTTCCAGACGGTTTCTAAGCGTCTCCAGACCCTCAAGGAACTTGAACAACTCGACTTCGAGGACGCGGCTGCTTCAGGCCTGACCAAGAAGGAACTGCTGATGAAGCGCCGTGAGAAGGACAAACTGCAGCGTACCCTTGGCGGTATCCGCGACATGCAGAAGGTTCCCTCGGCTGTGTGGGTTGTCGACACCATTAAAGAGCACCTGGCTGTCACCGAGGCTCGCAAACTGAAGATCCCCGTAATCGCAATGCTGGATACCAACTCGGATCCTGAAGAGGTCGATTACGGAATCCCCGCTAACGACGACGCTATTCGATCCGTCGGCCTGCTGACCCGCGTAATTGCGGATGCTGTCGCCGAAGGCGTCATTGAGCGTTCCGCCCCGAAGAAGGGCGAGGCCGAGACCGCTGAAGCTGAACCTTTGGCTGAGTGGGAACGGGAACTGCTAGAGACCTCGGCCGATGGCTCGGTGGTTGCTGAAGCGGCTACCGATGTACCGGTAACCGAAGAGTCCGTGGAAGCGATCGAGGACCAGGCTGCCAATGACGAGGTCCAGGGTTCACCCAACGCTGAGATGATGAAGAACGCTGCTGACTCCAATGTCGCCGTGGAGGCCGAAGAGGCCAAGGCCGACAAGTAA
- the pyrH gene encoding UMP kinase, whose protein sequence is MPEAYKDKSRRVLLKLSGEVFGGGEIGLDPEVLEGVAAQIAAAVRQGVEVAVVVGGGNFYRGAELAANGLDRARADYMGMLGTVVNALALQDFLERQGIETRVQTAIAMTQIAEPYLPLRAMAHMERGKVVIFGAGSGMPYFSTDTVAAQRALETHCDELLVAKNGVDGVYTADPHKYPDAKLLSNVTYGDALAKQLKVVDAAAFALGQENGLTMRVFGMNEPGNVTRALIGETIGTLVTVQAKED, encoded by the coding sequence ATGCCCGAAGCATATAAGGACAAGAGCAGACGAGTTTTGCTGAAGCTCTCTGGCGAGGTTTTTGGCGGCGGGGAGATCGGGCTTGATCCAGAGGTCCTTGAGGGAGTGGCGGCGCAAATAGCGGCCGCGGTCCGGCAGGGCGTTGAGGTTGCCGTGGTGGTGGGCGGAGGGAACTTCTACCGCGGCGCAGAACTGGCAGCGAACGGCCTGGACCGGGCGCGTGCCGACTACATGGGAATGTTAGGGACCGTGGTCAATGCCCTCGCACTGCAAGACTTCCTGGAACGCCAGGGCATCGAGACTCGAGTGCAGACGGCGATCGCCATGACTCAGATAGCTGAACCTTATTTACCGCTTCGAGCCATGGCACATATGGAACGGGGCAAAGTCGTCATTTTTGGCGCTGGGTCTGGGATGCCTTACTTCTCTACGGATACGGTTGCGGCGCAGCGTGCTCTTGAGACTCACTGCGATGAGCTCTTAGTTGCAAAGAACGGAGTTGACGGGGTCTATACCGCCGACCCTCATAAGTATCCCGATGCAAAGCTGTTGAGTAATGTCACCTATGGTGACGCGCTGGCGAAGCAACTCAAGGTGGTGGACGCGGCGGCTTTTGCCCTCGGGCAAGAGAATGGTCTCACAATGAGGGTGTTTGGTATGAACGAGCCGGGAAATGTAACTAGAGCGCTAATCGGTGAGACAATCGGAACACTGGTTACGGTTCAGGCTAAGGAAGATTAG
- the frr gene encoding ribosome recycling factor, translating to MIDDILLEAEERMDKAVQATQDDFQNIRTGRANPGMFNQLIVEYYGAPTPLQQLASINIPEARTVLISPFDRNATNEIIQAIRDSDLGVNPNDDGKVIRVVLPALTEERRREYVKQAKNRAEDGRIAIRGARRKAKDQIETAKKDGDIGEDEADRAEKALEVTTKEHVDMVDAALASKEEELLAV from the coding sequence ATGATCGACGACATTCTGTTGGAAGCCGAAGAGCGCATGGACAAGGCAGTTCAGGCGACGCAAGACGACTTCCAGAACATTCGTACAGGACGTGCGAATCCGGGCATGTTCAACCAGCTCATTGTCGAGTACTACGGCGCACCAACCCCTTTGCAACAGCTCGCCTCGATCAATATTCCTGAGGCGCGCACCGTGTTGATCTCCCCGTTTGACCGGAATGCGACAAATGAGATCATCCAGGCAATCCGAGATTCTGATCTTGGGGTCAACCCCAATGATGATGGCAAGGTCATTAGGGTTGTGCTTCCGGCGCTCACCGAGGAGCGCCGTCGCGAATATGTGAAGCAGGCGAAGAACCGCGCCGAAGATGGGCGAATCGCCATTCGTGGGGCACGGCGTAAGGCAAAGGACCAAATCGAGACCGCCAAGAAGGACGGCGATATCGGGGAGGACGAGGCGGATCGGGCAGAGAAGGCGCTAGAGGTCACAACAAAAGAGCACGTCGACATGGTGGATGCGGCTCTGGCCTCCAAGGAAGAAGAGTTGCTAGCCGTCTAG